Proteins co-encoded in one Marinitoga sp. 38H-ov genomic window:
- a CDS encoding BamA/TamA family outer membrane protein, translating into MKKILLVFLVITVFINTFALMTVKKLVFEGNVSFIENELKNTLSKYDITENSIIGEIDLKLAINSIQNSYPYFSSISYDYSEENNELKLIFKTNPIVKDIKFKVLGDKLLDLSNIATKVYTEKNLPFNLNEYKKGLDEIKKYYNENGYMYIEILSNVKLKSDSITLESTTVDNKNISNENTLVYIIKEYDLWDIELNGEVSNLNKNELKKIFGFNFRSDWENKFFLFRSDVKDTYPKVEDIQKIFQTLQQLPYFSTKTQISFKTLNIDKTPGGDLVIVLDGELKKIIDSPSLIKNISIEGNESIKDFEIFGKLKQLNISENSTVSNLQLLNSIKTLKDYYINLGYPFIDINAYYNNNNLSYKIIEYKVGNIIINVTPKQKTKNYLINPSIKLKEGDVITTKNIQDTYYALSGTGFFENVSIYPYNQKDNILDFKIDIEEKNKPGKFIGGITYTVPENAPWYMGFLGQLELQWANPLGYGQSFNISTNLNPLSNTYIFNGGYNIKNIFGSKFSIGTNLNYGLYDINNGIPQENISGEATVSDKLSFSISPNYSINDFNNINFNFSYSETKYNPSSYEVKKQISSGLGYTYSRLDYPFRPYNGLYNSIQLFSGLNALKNNEYYYGGYLENKLFNTYYKFTFANRFKIGYVNDPFNLYDFYLGGMYTLRGYDFSSLSGNTMILNNTEIQYQINKENVPVDLYAFFDIGNSTNNSLYNNYLWSYGFGLKLTIPMIGPIRFEGVFDKNNNFKWTFGFGPMF; encoded by the coding sequence ATGAAAAAAATATTATTAGTTTTTTTGGTGATTACAGTATTCATTAATACTTTTGCTTTAATGACTGTAAAAAAATTAGTTTTCGAAGGTAATGTTTCTTTTATTGAAAATGAATTAAAGAATACACTTTCTAAATATGATATTACTGAAAACTCAATTATTGGAGAAATAGATTTAAAATTAGCTATAAATTCTATTCAAAATTCTTATCCATATTTTTCTTCTATATCCTACGATTATTCCGAAGAAAATAATGAATTAAAACTTATCTTTAAAACTAACCCTATTGTAAAAGATATTAAATTTAAAGTTTTAGGTGATAAACTGTTGGATTTAAGTAATATAGCCACAAAAGTATATACTGAAAAAAATCTTCCTTTCAATTTAAATGAATATAAAAAAGGTTTAGATGAAATTAAAAAATATTATAATGAAAATGGTTATATGTATATTGAAATTTTAAGCAATGTTAAATTAAAATCGGACTCTATTACTTTAGAAAGCACTACTGTAGATAATAAAAATATTTCAAATGAAAATACTTTGGTTTATATTATTAAAGAATATGATTTATGGGATATTGAATTAAATGGTGAAGTTTCAAATTTAAATAAAAATGAATTAAAAAAAATATTTGGATTTAATTTTAGAAGTGACTGGGAGAACAAATTCTTTTTATTTAGATCTGATGTAAAAGACACATACCCCAAAGTAGAAGATATACAAAAAATATTTCAAACTTTACAACAATTACCTTACTTTTCAACCAAAACACAAATATCTTTTAAAACATTAAATATCGATAAAACTCCAGGCGGTGATCTAGTAATTGTCTTGGATGGTGAATTAAAGAAAATTATTGATTCCCCTTCATTAATTAAAAATATTTCAATAGAAGGAAATGAAAGTATAAAAGATTTTGAAATTTTCGGAAAATTAAAGCAATTAAATATATCTGAAAACTCAACGGTATCAAATTTGCAATTATTAAATAGCATAAAAACTTTAAAAGATTATTATATTAATTTAGGCTACCCATTTATAGATATAAATGCTTATTATAATAACAACAATTTGTCTTATAAAATAATTGAGTATAAAGTTGGAAATATTATTATTAATGTTACTCCAAAACAGAAAACAAAAAATTATCTTATTAATCCATCAATAAAACTTAAAGAAGGAGACGTAATAACAACTAAAAACATTCAAGACACATATTATGCATTGTCTGGAACAGGTTTCTTTGAAAATGTTAGCATTTATCCATATAATCAGAAAGATAATATCTTAGATTTTAAAATAGACATTGAAGAAAAAAATAAACCTGGAAAATTTATTGGAGGAATTACATACACAGTACCTGAAAATGCACCTTGGTATATGGGTTTTTTAGGACAATTAGAACTACAATGGGCAAATCCTTTAGGATACGGTCAATCATTTAATATTTCTACTAATTTAAATCCATTATCAAATACATATATTTTTAATGGCGGATATAATATTAAAAATATTTTTGGATCTAAATTTTCCATAGGTACAAACTTAAATTATGGTTTGTATGATATAAATAACGGAATCCCACAAGAAAATATTAGTGGTGAAGCCACTGTATCTGATAAATTATCATTTTCTATATCTCCTAATTATAGTATTAATGATTTTAATAATATAAATTTTAATTTCAGCTATTCTGAAACAAAGTATAATCCTTCATCATATGAGGTAAAAAAACAAATTAGTTCAGGATTAGGTTATACTTATTCAAGATTAGATTATCCATTTAGACCGTATAATGGTTTATATAATAGCATACAATTATTTAGTGGTTTAAATGCATTAAAAAACAATGAATATTATTATGGCGGATATTTAGAAAATAAATTATTTAATACATATTATAAGTTTACTTTTGCTAATAGATTTAAAATTGGATATGTAAATGATCCATTTAATCTTTATGATTTTTATCTAGGCGGTATGTATACATTAAGAGGATATGATTTCTCTTCGCTAAGTGGTAATACAATGATACTAAATAATACTGAAATCCAATATCAGATTAATAAAGAGAATGTTCCAGTTGATCTTTATGCATTTTTTGATATAGGAAATTCTACAAACAATTCTCTATACAACAACTATTTATGGTCATATGGTTTCGGATTAAAATTAACAATACCTATGATTGGTCCTATTAGATTTGAAGGTGTTTTTGATAAAAATAATAATTTTAAATGGACATTTGGATTTGGACCTATGTTTTAA
- a CDS encoding ATP-binding protein: MATLRTICDHILDICENAINSGGTMGYLVIIETKNNFKFTISDNGRGMDNLGIKKALDPFYTTKKHRKKKFGVGLSFLKFSVEKTGGFFNIYSKKNSGTIVTANFNLSNIDCQPVGDIVSTFLHVLNISNNFYWKINRFYNKNGYNIDSKFLNENFDLTKPSDLNLIKSYILNLEKEIKEEDK; this comes from the coding sequence TTGGCAACATTAAGAACTATTTGTGATCATATTTTAGATATTTGTGAAAATGCTATTAATTCTGGAGGTACAATGGGTTATTTAGTTATAATAGAAACAAAAAATAATTTTAAATTTACTATTTCTGATAACGGAAGAGGTATGGACAATCTTGGAATAAAAAAAGCTTTAGATCCTTTTTATACAACTAAAAAACATAGAAAGAAAAAATTCGGAGTAGGATTATCATTTTTAAAGTTTTCTGTTGAAAAAACTGGCGGTTTTTTTAACATTTATTCGAAAAAAAATTCTGGAACTATAGTTACTGCAAATTTCAATTTATCAAATATTGATTGCCAACCTGTTGGAGATATAGTTTCTACATTTCTCCACGTTTTAAATATAAGTAATAATTTTTATTGGAAAATAAATAGATTTTACAATAAAAACGGTTATAATATTGACTCTAAATTTTTGAATGAAAATTTTGATTTAACAAAACCATCTGATTTAAATTTAATTAAAAGTTATATATTAAATCTAGAGAAAGAAATTAAGGAGGAAGATAAATGA
- a CDS encoding iron-sulfur binding hydrogenase yields MTLKDILKHGFLESIYIFNDNIEIKNGYVGDLLSEIMRNSPSSSIWITHQTHPNIIAVASIVEANTIIIPIDFDFEIETIEKAKENNINLLKSKYDIFKTVGLIYNCLFGE; encoded by the coding sequence ATGACTTTAAAAGATATTTTAAAACATGGCTTCCTTGAAAGTATTTATATTTTCAATGATAACATTGAAATTAAAAATGGTTACGTTGGAGATTTATTAAGTGAAATAATGAGGAATTCTCCTTCATCATCTATATGGATAACTCATCAAACACATCCAAATATTATTGCTGTTGCTTCTATAGTTGAAGCAAATACAATTATAATTCCAATAGATTTTGATTTTGAAATTGAAACAATTGAAAAAGCAAAAGAAAATAATATAAACTTATTAAAAAGCAAATATGATATTTTTAAAACTGTTGGATTAATATATAATTGCTTATTTGGTGAATAA
- a CDS encoding CBS domain-containing protein codes for MKSDNKLLEKLLDVFSNTKIGEIMTSPPIVVTPEITIKQVKDIMKIKKISGLPVVKKGLKLVGIISIEDIINVLERGNLNDNVFKWMSKNVISLNENNTLSEFIDYSQKYKYGRFPIINEENKVVGIITKYDVITWLFEKLGTIYIHDERRKKVLNQEYTSKLTGEILDNDKISFNFEINYNDIQKIGIGATKLKAFLKSKNINDSLIRKISIATYEAEANVVIHSDSYGQIYCWDFEDSIRLLIKDYGKGIENVELAMQEGFSTASEDVRSQGFGAGMGLPNMKRFSDKMTIISEVGKGVTIEMMFYKGD; via the coding sequence ATGAAAAGTGATAACAAATTATTAGAAAAATTGTTAGATGTTTTTTCTAACACAAAAATCGGTGAAATTATGACTTCACCACCTATTGTTGTTACGCCTGAAATTACTATAAAGCAGGTAAAGGATATAATGAAAATAAAAAAAATATCTGGATTACCTGTTGTAAAAAAAGGATTAAAATTGGTTGGAATTATTAGCATTGAAGATATAATAAATGTTTTAGAAAGAGGAAACTTAAATGATAATGTTTTCAAATGGATGTCTAAAAACGTGATATCTTTAAACGAAAATAATACACTTTCTGAATTTATTGATTATTCTCAAAAATATAAATATGGAAGATTCCCTATAATCAATGAAGAAAATAAGGTTGTTGGAATTATAACAAAATATGATGTTATTACCTGGCTTTTCGAAAAATTAGGGACAATATATATTCATGATGAACGTAGAAAAAAGGTATTAAACCAAGAATATACATCAAAACTTACCGGAGAAATTTTAGATAATGATAAAATTTCCTTTAATTTTGAAATAAATTATAACGATATTCAAAAAATTGGAATTGGTGCAACTAAATTAAAAGCATTTTTAAAAAGTAAAAATATAAATGATTCACTAATAAGAAAAATTTCTATTGCTACCTATGAAGCAGAAGCTAATGTTGTTATTCATTCAGATTCGTATGGTCAAATTTATTGTTGGGATTTTGAAGATAGCATTAGATTATTAATTAAAGATTATGGAAAAGGTATTGAGAATGTTGAATTAGCTATGCAAGAAGGATTCTCTACGGCATCTGAAGATGTTCGATCCCAAGGCTTTGGAGCCGGAATGGGATTACCTAATATGAAAAGATTTTCTGATAAAATGACAATAATTTCAGAAGTAGGAAAAGGCGTTACTATTGAAATGATGTTTTATAAGGGGGATTAA
- the thyX gene encoding FAD-dependent thymidylate synthase, which yields MEIKVLDKGFIKLVNLMGEDKTAVRAARVSYGKELSTDEKDIQLINYLMEHKHHSPFEHQVFTFHIKTPIFIARQWMRHRIGSYNEISRRYTTKFAEEFYIPDHIRIQDTKNKQGSIHTEDKHMEKKAIEIVKYTYNYLYETYNKLLEMGVAREMARMILPVGQYTQFYWTVNVRSLMNFLNLRADSHAQWEIQQYAIALAKIFKEKLPWTYDAFLKFEYKGDLLNEIN from the coding sequence ATTGAAATTAAAGTATTGGACAAAGGGTTTATAAAATTGGTTAATTTAATGGGAGAAGATAAAACTGCTGTTAGAGCAGCAAGAGTTTCTTATGGTAAAGAATTATCAACAGATGAAAAAGATATACAGCTTATAAACTATTTAATGGAGCATAAACATCATAGCCCCTTTGAACATCAAGTCTTTACATTCCATATAAAAACTCCCATTTTTATTGCTCGCCAATGGATGAGGCATAGAATTGGAAGTTATAATGAAATTTCAAGAAGATATACAACAAAATTTGCAGAAGAATTTTATATTCCAGATCATATAAGAATACAAGATACAAAAAATAAACAAGGGTCTATTCATACAGAAGATAAACATATGGAAAAAAAAGCTATAGAAATTGTTAAATATACATATAATTATTTATATGAAACTTATAATAAATTACTAGAAATGGGTGTTGCTAGAGAAATGGCTAGAATGATTTTACCAGTTGGTCAATATACTCAGTTTTATTGGACTGTAAATGTTAGATCTTTAATGAATTTCTTGAATCTAAGAGCTGATTCTCATGCACAATGGGAAATACAACAATATGCTATTGCATTAGCAAAAATATTTAAAGAAAAATTACCTTGGACTTATGATGCTTTTTTAAAATTTGAGTATAAAGGGGATTTATTAAATGAAATTAACTAA